A portion of the Malania oleifera isolate guangnan ecotype guangnan chromosome 3, ASM2987363v1, whole genome shotgun sequence genome contains these proteins:
- the LOC131151079 gene encoding cryptochrome-1 isoform X2: MGGNSKTIVWFRRDLRIEDNPALAAAARDGSVLPVFIWCPKEEGQFYPGRVSRWWLKESIAHLEQSLRSLGAVLVLRKAQSTLDALLDCVNATGATKVVFNHLYDPVSLVRDYTIKQKLAELGISVQSYNGDLLYEPWEVYDEKGHAFTTFDAYWDKCLCMQKESVLLLPPWRLVPAAGIIEEGSVDEFGLEDESEKSSNALLGRGWSPGWSNADKALTEFVEQHLVDYSKNRVKVEGNSTSLLSPYLHFGELSVRKVFRSVQMKQILWANEKNTVGEDSVNLFLRAIGFREYSRYLCFNFPFTHERSLLSNLKYFPWHADQAHFKAWRQGRTGYPLVDAGMRELWATGWIHNRIRVIVASFSVKFLLLPWKWGMKYFWDTLLDADLEADILGWQYVSGSLPDGHELDRLDSPQVQGSKFDPEGEYVRHWLPELARMPTEWIHHPWDAPQIVLKAAGVELGLNYPEPIIGIDKAGERLTKAIFMMWERDAAAMATNLNGEKEVVVDNSEIANLTIPVVVLKESASCPATSSHDQRVPSIQNGKNGLVNRKRPLHIEDEIPIQNNLHNVNDGAGTSKTDEDLCSTADSSSAKKQTASRNSFSVPEACSLLLREQSMQEYESSDEKESSLEQIGMEKGIEEMKP, translated from the exons ATGGGTGGCAACTCTAAGACCATTGTTTGGTTTAGGAGGGATCTCAGGATTGAGGATAATCCAGCCTTGGCTGCTGCTGCTAGGGATGGGTCTGTACTCCCTGTCTTCATATGGTGCCCAAAAGAAGAAGGGCAGTTCTACCCAGGTCGAGTTTCAAGGTGGTGGTTGAAGGAGTCTATTGCCCACTTGGAGCAGTCCTTGAGATCCCTCGGAGCTGTGCTTGTGCTGAGAAAAGCCCAGAGTACCCTTGATGCTCTTTTGGACTGTGTTAATGCCACTGGTGCAACAAAAGTAGTATTTAACCATCTTTATG ATCCTGTGTCCCTTGTTCGTGATTACACCATAAAGCAAAAGCTGGCAGAGCTTGGCATTTCAGTGCAAAGCTATAATGGAGATTTGTTGTATGAACCATGGGAAGTATATGATGAGAAAGGACATGCTTTTACAACCTTTGATGCATATTGGGACAAGTGCCTGTGCATGCAGAAGGAGTCTGTTTTACTTCTTCCTCCATGGCGATTGGTGCCAGCTGCAG GAATAATTGAAGAAGGATCTGTTGATGAATTCGGTCTTGAAGATGAATCAGAAAAATCTAGCAATGCCTTGCTAGGAAGAGGATGGTCGCCTGGGTGGAGCAATGCTGATAAGGCTCTGACTGAATTTGTTGAACAGCATCTGGTTGACTATTCAAAGAATAGGGTAAAAGTGGAAGGGAACTCCACATCGCTGTTGTCTCCATATCTTCATTTTGGAGAGTTGAGTGTAAGGAAGGTTTTCCGAAGTGTCCAAATGAAGCAAATACTGTGGGCAAATGAAAAGAATACTGTAGGGGAGGATAGTGTGAATCTTTTTCTTCGTGCCATTGGGTTTAGGGAATATTCGCGTTACCTTTGTTTTAACTTCCCATTCACTCATGAAAGATCATTGCTGAGCAACTTGAAATATTTTCCTTGGCATGCTGACCAAGCTCATTTTAAGGCTTGGAGACAGGGTCGGACTGGTTATCCGTTGGTTGATGCTGGAATGAGAGAGCTTTGGGCAACAGGGTGGATTCACAATAGAATAAGAGTAATTGTTGCGAGCTTCTCTGTTAAGTTTCTACTACTTCCATGGAAATGGGGGATGAAGTACTTCTGGGACACGCTTTTGGATGCAGATCTGGAAGCCGATATCCTTGGTTGGCAGTACGTCTCTGGGAGCTTACCAGATGGGCATGAACTTGATCGTTTAGACAGCCCACAG GTTCAAGGCTCCAAGTTTGATCCGGAAGGTGAGTATGTGAGGCATTGGCTGCCTGAGCTAGCTAGAATGCCAACTGAATGGATCCATCATCCTTGGGATGCACCCCAAATTGTGCTTAAAGCTGCAGGAGTTGAGTTGGGATTAAACTATCCAGAGCCTATCATCGGGATAGATAAGGCTGGAGAACGTTTAACTAAAGCTATATTCATGATGTGGGAAAGGGATGCAGCTGCTATGGCTACGAACTTGAATGGGGAAAAAGAAGTTGTTGTCGATAACTCAGAAATTGCAAATTTAACCATTCCAGTGGTCGTCTTAAAGGAAAGTGCTTCCTGTCCTGCCACTTCCTCTCATGATCAGAGGGTTCCCTCAATTCAAAATGGTAAGAATGGGTTAGTGAATAGGAAGAGACCGCTGCATATTGAAGATGAAATTCCAATTCAAAATAATTTGCATAATGTCAATGATGGGGCTGGAACCTCAAAAACAGATGAGGACTTGTGCTCTACAGCTGATTCTTCTTCAGCTAAGAAACAAACCGCTAGCAGAAATTCATTCTCTGTTCCAGAGGCGTGTTCCTTATTGTTGAGAGAACAGTCCATGCAGGAGTATGAATCTTCTGATGAGAAAGAGTCATCGCTAGAGCAGATTGGCATGGAAAAGGGAATAGAAGAGATG AAGCCATGA
- the LOC131151079 gene encoding cryptochrome-1 isoform X1, which produces MGGNSKTIVWFRRDLRIEDNPALAAAARDGSVLPVFIWCPKEEGQFYPGRVSRWWLKESIAHLEQSLRSLGAVLVLRKAQSTLDALLDCVNATGATKVVFNHLYDPVSLVRDYTIKQKLAELGISVQSYNGDLLYEPWEVYDEKGHAFTTFDAYWDKCLCMQKESVLLLPPWRLVPAAGIIEEGSVDEFGLEDESEKSSNALLGRGWSPGWSNADKALTEFVEQHLVDYSKNRVKVEGNSTSLLSPYLHFGELSVRKVFRSVQMKQILWANEKNTVGEDSVNLFLRAIGFREYSRYLCFNFPFTHERSLLSNLKYFPWHADQAHFKAWRQGRTGYPLVDAGMRELWATGWIHNRIRVIVASFSVKFLLLPWKWGMKYFWDTLLDADLEADILGWQYVSGSLPDGHELDRLDSPQVQGSKFDPEGEYVRHWLPELARMPTEWIHHPWDAPQIVLKAAGVELGLNYPEPIIGIDKAGERLTKAIFMMWERDAAAMATNLNGEKEVVVDNSEIANLTIPVVVLKESASCPATSSHDQRVPSIQNGKNGLVNRKRPLHIEDEIPIQNNLHNVNDGAGTSKTDEDLCSTADSSSAKKQTASRNSFSVPEACSLLLREQSMQEYESSDEKESSLEQIGMEKGIEEMVSDTPFSRK; this is translated from the exons ATGGGTGGCAACTCTAAGACCATTGTTTGGTTTAGGAGGGATCTCAGGATTGAGGATAATCCAGCCTTGGCTGCTGCTGCTAGGGATGGGTCTGTACTCCCTGTCTTCATATGGTGCCCAAAAGAAGAAGGGCAGTTCTACCCAGGTCGAGTTTCAAGGTGGTGGTTGAAGGAGTCTATTGCCCACTTGGAGCAGTCCTTGAGATCCCTCGGAGCTGTGCTTGTGCTGAGAAAAGCCCAGAGTACCCTTGATGCTCTTTTGGACTGTGTTAATGCCACTGGTGCAACAAAAGTAGTATTTAACCATCTTTATG ATCCTGTGTCCCTTGTTCGTGATTACACCATAAAGCAAAAGCTGGCAGAGCTTGGCATTTCAGTGCAAAGCTATAATGGAGATTTGTTGTATGAACCATGGGAAGTATATGATGAGAAAGGACATGCTTTTACAACCTTTGATGCATATTGGGACAAGTGCCTGTGCATGCAGAAGGAGTCTGTTTTACTTCTTCCTCCATGGCGATTGGTGCCAGCTGCAG GAATAATTGAAGAAGGATCTGTTGATGAATTCGGTCTTGAAGATGAATCAGAAAAATCTAGCAATGCCTTGCTAGGAAGAGGATGGTCGCCTGGGTGGAGCAATGCTGATAAGGCTCTGACTGAATTTGTTGAACAGCATCTGGTTGACTATTCAAAGAATAGGGTAAAAGTGGAAGGGAACTCCACATCGCTGTTGTCTCCATATCTTCATTTTGGAGAGTTGAGTGTAAGGAAGGTTTTCCGAAGTGTCCAAATGAAGCAAATACTGTGGGCAAATGAAAAGAATACTGTAGGGGAGGATAGTGTGAATCTTTTTCTTCGTGCCATTGGGTTTAGGGAATATTCGCGTTACCTTTGTTTTAACTTCCCATTCACTCATGAAAGATCATTGCTGAGCAACTTGAAATATTTTCCTTGGCATGCTGACCAAGCTCATTTTAAGGCTTGGAGACAGGGTCGGACTGGTTATCCGTTGGTTGATGCTGGAATGAGAGAGCTTTGGGCAACAGGGTGGATTCACAATAGAATAAGAGTAATTGTTGCGAGCTTCTCTGTTAAGTTTCTACTACTTCCATGGAAATGGGGGATGAAGTACTTCTGGGACACGCTTTTGGATGCAGATCTGGAAGCCGATATCCTTGGTTGGCAGTACGTCTCTGGGAGCTTACCAGATGGGCATGAACTTGATCGTTTAGACAGCCCACAG GTTCAAGGCTCCAAGTTTGATCCGGAAGGTGAGTATGTGAGGCATTGGCTGCCTGAGCTAGCTAGAATGCCAACTGAATGGATCCATCATCCTTGGGATGCACCCCAAATTGTGCTTAAAGCTGCAGGAGTTGAGTTGGGATTAAACTATCCAGAGCCTATCATCGGGATAGATAAGGCTGGAGAACGTTTAACTAAAGCTATATTCATGATGTGGGAAAGGGATGCAGCTGCTATGGCTACGAACTTGAATGGGGAAAAAGAAGTTGTTGTCGATAACTCAGAAATTGCAAATTTAACCATTCCAGTGGTCGTCTTAAAGGAAAGTGCTTCCTGTCCTGCCACTTCCTCTCATGATCAGAGGGTTCCCTCAATTCAAAATGGTAAGAATGGGTTAGTGAATAGGAAGAGACCGCTGCATATTGAAGATGAAATTCCAATTCAAAATAATTTGCATAATGTCAATGATGGGGCTGGAACCTCAAAAACAGATGAGGACTTGTGCTCTACAGCTGATTCTTCTTCAGCTAAGAAACAAACCGCTAGCAGAAATTCATTCTCTGTTCCAGAGGCGTGTTCCTTATTGTTGAGAGAACAGTCCATGCAGGAGTATGAATCTTCTGATGAGAAAGAGTCATCGCTAGAGCAGATTGGCATGGAAAAGGGAATAGAAGAGATGGTGAGTGACACCCCATTCTCTCGTAAAtag